The following is a genomic window from Dendrosporobacter quercicolus.
CCACACAGTTGTCGGTTATTTTAATGCGGTGCGTGAACTAGCCGGGGCAGTGGCTCTTTATCGTCAGGATATCAGGGAAAGGATGCGCGGACGATTTGGCACTGCGGCAAGGCTGTTAAGAGAGAGTCCCCTTGAATTATCAGGACGAAGTGATTCAATGGAACTGCCCGGACTGCTGGAGCGTCTTTCATCACCGGTGATGGCCGGAACTGCGGAGGATTTTGCCGTCGCCACAAGTATGTTTGGCACCGGTGTTGACATTGACCGTCTTCGGCTGATGGTTGTGGCAGGGCAGCCAAAGTCAACGTCTTCCTATATTCAGGCAACCGGGCGGGTTGGCCGGTCACGGGGCGGATTAAGCATAGCTTTTTTCCGCGCCAGTCGTCCGCGCGACCTTGATCATTATGAATTTTTTACCGGTTACCACCGGGCTTTGTATAAGTTTGTTGAGCCGGTATCAGTTGCTCCCTTTTCCCCGAGAGCCCGTGAAAAGACCTTCGGCCCGCTGGCTGTTGCATTGCTGCGCCTGGCCAGAACAATCAGCGGTGTCAGAGTTTCAAGGGACTGGAGGCATGAGCAAAGGCTGAACAACCGCCAGTACGATTCCGGGGCTGCCAGTATGAGAAATGCACGGCTTGGTAATGATGTGCGGGCACTAATCAGTCTGATCGAACAACGGGCTCAGAACCAGCCGCCAGGGCGCCAGGCGGATATTGATTCCGTCCGGCGGGAAATCAGGGCTCTGCTTGACGAATGGGAGAATATTGCCCGCCGGTATCCGGATCAGTTGCTTTACAGTGAAAGTTCCATGACCAGAACGCCAATTTATCCTGTTGTTCTGGGAGATCTCCAGCATTTTTTTCAAAATCTTGATATGGCTTTTGAAAACGTTCCGCAATCCATGAGGAGTGTGGAAGGCACGACAACTTTTAAGACTTGAGGTGAGCCATGTGGCCGGTCAGCAAATCAGGCCCTCCCAGTATATTACCACCTACGGGCCGGGTGCCTTACTTGAGGGGCCCGGAGGCCCAAGGATAATAGCATCAATTGAAAATTCAGGAATACCAAGACATAAAAGTCCGCTGGAGCTGGAAATTGTGGAACCGCGGCTTTCAATGGGATTGCTTGACGGAGCCGGCATAATGAGAATACCGGCCAATGCGGAAATCGGGGTTAATGATTCGCAGCCTCTGTATGAAACCTCAACATTTCCATCATGGTCACTTTGTACTGTGCACAACAGATTGTATCAGCTGAGATACGGGGATACCCGGGGGTGTTCCGGCTGCGATACTTACTCAACAAGTGAGGCGTGGAAAAAGTCGCGACGGGAAGCTATCCGTTTTGTTATGGCCTGCCCGGAAGGTCATTTGGACGATGTTCCGTGGGTTAGTCTTGTTCATATGGGAAATCACAATCATAACTGCAGGCCCAGGAGCCTGATATGGGAGGGCGGCGGCGGATCTCTCCGTAATGTGACAATCCGTTGTCCGGACTGTGGCGGGAATATTAATCTTGGTTTTGCGTACTCAATGGATTTGCGATGCACCGGACGTTTTCCCGAGCAGGGCACCCAGCGTCCGGGATGTGATTCTGAAGCAAAAATGATACAAAGAGGGGCAGCCAATCTCCGGCTTTCAGAGATAGTGACAGCGCTGACCATACCTGACCGTGCCACCCGTCTTCACCAGATTCTCGGCCGTTCTGTGCTGAGAGGAGCAATCCGGGCCTTATACCGGAATGGCAATCCGTCCATTGAGGAATTAAGGGGAACATTTGAGGATCTGGTTGATGATGGTTACTTAACCAGGGATGAATATACCCGGATAGTTTCCTGCAGAGAAAATATAATTCACCAGGTTGTGAGAGAGGTTCTGGATGATGTACATTATGAGTCTGAACATGATTTCAGAAATGATGAATTTAGCCGGTTGCAGTCGGCGGCCAGCAGAGGGGCTCCCGTAAGTCCGGCCAGCACACCGGGCGGACCTCCCCTGTTTGAGGTAGTCCGGCCGGATGTTCGCACATTTGCCGGTCCAGGCAGACATCTTTTGAGAATTACCCCTGTCAGCAGGTTACGGGTTGTTATGGTTCAAAAAGGTTATCGGCGACTGGACTATGCATCCAGAGAAATTACGGTCGGATATCATGACGGGACAAAAATGTGGTATCCCGGAGTGGAACTGTTTGGAGAAGGTATTTTTATTGATCTTGCCCCGGAAAATGACAGCCTGAATTTTCCGGAGCACTTTGCCTTAAATGGTGTGGCTGCCGCCAGCTGGGTCAATGCACAAAACAATCCACAGAATCATGGCCTGGAAGCGGGGACGGCGGAGTTGTACAAACTAAACCCGATTTTCGTCTGGTGGCACACACTGGCACACAGGATTATTAATGCACTTGCAATAGATTCCGGTTATTCATCCGCTGCGGTGCGGGAGCGGATTTATTTTCGGCCTGATCCTGATAATCCGGCCGTGGGCCGCGGGGGGATACTGCTTTATACCACTCAGCCGGGAGGAGACGGAACTCTGGGTGGAAT
Proteins encoded in this region:
- the drmB gene encoding DUF1998 domain-containing protein; the encoded protein is MAGQQIRPSQYITTYGPGALLEGPGGPRIIASIENSGIPRHKSPLELEIVEPRLSMGLLDGAGIMRIPANAEIGVNDSQPLYETSTFPSWSLCTVHNRLYQLRYGDTRGCSGCDTYSTSEAWKKSRREAIRFVMACPEGHLDDVPWVSLVHMGNHNHNCRPRSLIWEGGGGSLRNVTIRCPDCGGNINLGFAYSMDLRCTGRFPEQGTQRPGCDSEAKMIQRGAANLRLSEIVTALTIPDRATRLHQILGRSVLRGAIRALYRNGNPSIEELRGTFEDLVDDGYLTRDEYTRIVSCRENIIHQVVREVLDDVHYESEHDFRNDEFSRLQSAASRGAPVSPASTPGGPPLFEVVRPDVRTFAGPGRHLLRITPVSRLRVVMVQKGYRRLDYASREITVGYHDGTKMWYPGVELFGEGIFIDLAPENDSLNFPEHFALNGVAAASWVNAQNNPQNHGLEAGTAELYKLNPIFVWWHTLAHRIINALAIDSGYSSAAVRERIYFRPDPDNPAVGRGGILLYTTQPGGDGTLGGMIALVPNFDRLLATALRDVNSCSNDPLCREELIRPGRQSGSACYACGLISETSCEYRNLFLDRNILADNLP